In the genome of Bicyclus anynana chromosome 23, ilBicAnyn1.1, whole genome shotgun sequence, one region contains:
- the LOC112053969 gene encoding leucine-rich repeat-containing protein 24-like, protein MSMRVSWARWYWIVIFTTCTARTASDWLDCAHIPTCRCKWSSGKKTATCASSDLRRPPALSPDIQVLDLHDNPLRNLPQEVFSNIGLLNLQRLNLRATKLRSIHADAFLELRILIEVDLADNDLALLPRDIFRGNERLRLVMLSNNPLTTLIADQFPTLPHLRILLLDGCRLRTIHTNALRNLKSLETIDLRRNQLTFLRLITFSLPALKTLSLSGNPWRCDCRLREFKDWFLESKLGTEELECVEPSFLSGNIWRSVPSETMACPPEVKSSTLVVRAEVGLAASFGCWVHGVPKPTVTWLLDGVEMRNSTIDCDMEETDTTIEDDNSDDRVPGSVRWVNITLLNVTSSAAGEWTCVARSLAGEARAVISLVLPRSQTATARTAPGIPQLLGVVFGALGALAALGFLAAVACWNLRRRSVPPSRSFTDQEKRLIDASVVVSCDRSIADMASPCNFELTERSISVDDQPRGCGFEPVHITIEGTPGAFPPPPAEFAVPVPYGNIFISVQVAGRVEPGKYPDLLSGGATLPRRSRTCCNAPAYDNMGPRVTATGSSTWSLPGASSENVEPSETPVLSLPPPPPEFVSL, encoded by the coding sequence ATGAGTATGCGCGTGTCGTGGGCAAGGTGGTATTGGATAGTTATCTTCACGACTTGCACCGCGAGGACCGCCAGCGACTGGCTCGACTGCGCCCACATCCCGACCTGTCGCTGCAAGTGGTCCTCAGGGAAGAAGACCGCCACGTGCGCCTCCAGCGACCTCCGCCGCCCGCCAGCGCTCTCACCAGACATACAAGTCCTAGACCTCCACGACAACCCGCTCAGAAATCTCCCCCAAGAAGTCTTTTCCAACATCGGCCTACTAAATTTACAACGGCTCAATTTACGTGCCACAAAACTTAGATCTATTCACGCGGACGCTTTTCTAGAATTAAGGATTTTAATTGAAGTCGATTTGGCTGATAACGACCTCGCTCTGCTACCAAGGGATATATTCAGAGGCAACGAGAGATTGCGACTCGTTATGTTAAGCAACAATCCGTTGACGACATTGATAGCTGACCAATTTCCTACGCTTCCTCATCTAAGGATACTACTATTAGACGGCTGCAGATTGAGGACCATTCATACGAACGCATTGCGCAATTTAAAATCTCTAGAGACTATAGACTTACGAAGAAACCAACTTACATTCCTACGATTGATCACATTTTCCTTGCCTGCTTTGAAAACATTGTCGCTATCTGGTAATCCGTGGAGATGCGATTGTCGGTTGCGAGAGTTCAAAGATTGGTTTTTAGAAAGCAAATTGGGTACAGAAGAATTAGAATGTGTAGAACCTTCCTTTTTATCAGGAAATATATGGCGTAGTGTACCCAGTGAGACTATGGCGTGTCCGCCAGAAGTGAAATCGAGTACATTGGTTGTGAGAGCAGAAGTCGGATTAGCTGCGTCATTCGGTTGTTGGGTTCACGGAGTTCCAAAACCAACAGTGACATGGTTATTAGATGGAGTAGAAATGAGAAATAGTACTATCGATTGTGATATGGAAGAAACGGATACAACAATCGAAGACGATAATTCTGATGATAGAGTACCAGGGAGCGTGAGATGGGTAAATATTACGTTACTGAATGTGACATCGAGTGCAGCTGGTGAATGGACCTGTGTAGCTAGAAGTTTAGCAGGTGAAGCGAGAGCTGTCATCAGTCTGGTCTTACCAAGATCACAGACAGCTACAGCGCGAACAGCACCCGGGATACCACAACTGTTAGGGGTTGTCTTCGGAGCTCTAGGAGCGTTAGCAGCCCTTGGTTTCTTAGCTGCGGTAGCCTGTTGGAATTTGAGAAGACGAAGTGTACCTCCCAGTAGGAGTTTCACAGACCAAGAGAAACGTTTGATAGATGCTTCTGTAGTTGTAAGTTGCGATCGTTCCATCGCCGACATGGCATCACCGTGTAATTTTGAGCTGACCGAACGATCTATATCAGTAGACGACCAGCCTAGAGGTTGCGGTTTTGAACCAGTTCACATAACGATAGAAGGTACGCCTGGAGCGTTTCCACCGCCGCCAGCAGAGTTTGCAGTGCCAGTTCCTtatggtaatatttttatatctgtcCAAGTAGCCGGGAGAGTTGAGCCTGGAAAGTATCCTGATTTGCTGAGTGGAGGTGCGACGTTGCCTCGTCGAAGTAGAACATGCTGCAATGCTCCCGCATACGACAACATGGGTCCTAGAGTGACTGCCACAGGCAGCTCTACATGGTCGCTACCAGGAGCTAGTTCAGAAAACGTGGAACCTTCAGAGACTCCAGTGCTATCGTTACCACCACCTCCACCAGAATTCGTTTCGCTTTAG